In the genome of Rhodothermus sp., one region contains:
- a CDS encoding TonB-dependent receptor, with product MGRRVGLYLALFLLDVSRLVWAQQPVLQEAVQLDSVVITAHFEPTPLHQTVQPVRVFSSRQIVLRAVSHLQALLYQVPQLTIVQHRVLGGAPELQGLSPQHVAILVDGVPVLGRIDGRLDLAQFSLTNVDRVEIVEGPSSVFYGSHALGGVINLITETGGRLPEGPSVGFRSYFESVGSWDNSLELRYRRGLFWGSLQLRRYAFDGYGESAEAIRAADWPERRQIFFVPAMGIDGRWGRLTYTGQLFDEVLIERGEPNNEGLARDNEYRSRRIRHTLAYTRRWTGRYLHLTANWSQYNRKIIPFLVQTQRGSRTWQTDAIDTTAYRQGFLRGHYLYHLGATGLQVFVGGEVWVEQIEGARIASRSRQLGTYALFGGLLYRSKAIYLRPAFRYSFNDEGQALLTPALNVRFDLGTSHTWRFTLAQGFRAPSLKERYLDYWMTLGPNTYHITGTPALKPEISWHAGFRYEHRQVLGAWQGGLEVAAFLNNVRNLIALSPLVRNAQGIWTRHYENVRQYRTRGVEVTVRLRGANVDFWSTVTPLWRYVALSEAYPDAPSYERTIDVLSGLDAMLPGSLQVLVLYRYGGRQTLYYTVRDRATGQTELRQAQVPDYHLLDLTVQRSFWQQRLWISTGVKNLFDVTNLGRTVWDARRAHQRNLFLYGRTFFLQLRL from the coding sequence ATGGGAAGGCGTGTTGGACTATACCTTGCATTGTTTCTGCTGGACGTAAGCCGTTTGGTGTGGGCGCAGCAGCCGGTGCTGCAGGAGGCGGTCCAGCTTGATTCGGTGGTGATTACCGCGCATTTTGAGCCGACGCCGTTGCATCAGACGGTGCAACCGGTACGGGTGTTTTCGTCGAGGCAGATCGTGCTGCGGGCTGTCTCCCATTTGCAAGCCCTGCTTTATCAGGTACCGCAGCTTACGATCGTGCAGCATCGGGTGCTCGGAGGCGCTCCAGAGCTGCAGGGACTGAGCCCGCAACATGTAGCCATTCTGGTCGATGGCGTGCCCGTACTGGGGCGAATTGATGGTAGGCTTGATCTGGCCCAGTTCTCGCTAACCAACGTGGACCGCGTGGAGATCGTCGAAGGACCTTCCTCGGTTTTTTACGGCTCCCATGCCCTGGGCGGCGTTATCAATTTGATTACCGAGACGGGGGGACGGCTGCCCGAAGGGCCTTCGGTGGGCTTCCGCAGTTATTTTGAAAGCGTAGGAAGCTGGGATAATAGCCTGGAGCTGCGTTACCGGCGCGGATTATTCTGGGGTAGCCTGCAACTCAGGCGCTATGCGTTTGACGGCTATGGTGAAAGTGCCGAGGCTATTCGGGCGGCCGACTGGCCGGAGCGCCGCCAGATTTTTTTCGTACCCGCCATGGGCATTGATGGACGATGGGGACGGTTGACCTACACGGGTCAACTTTTCGATGAGGTGCTCATTGAACGCGGTGAACCCAATAACGAAGGCCTCGCCCGGGATAATGAGTACCGGAGCCGGCGTATCCGGCATACGCTGGCCTATACCCGCCGTTGGACAGGACGCTACCTGCACTTAACGGCCAACTGGAGCCAGTACAATCGAAAGATCATTCCTTTCCTGGTACAGACGCAGCGCGGTAGCCGAACTTGGCAGACGGACGCCATCGACACTACAGCGTACCGTCAAGGTTTTCTGCGCGGGCACTACCTGTATCATCTGGGCGCTACGGGTCTGCAGGTATTCGTAGGCGGTGAGGTATGGGTTGAGCAGATCGAAGGAGCCCGGATCGCCTCGCGCAGTCGCCAGCTGGGTACCTATGCATTGTTTGGAGGCTTGCTGTACCGGTCGAAGGCGATATATCTGCGGCCGGCTTTTCGCTATTCGTTCAACGACGAAGGGCAGGCGTTGCTGACACCGGCCCTGAACGTACGGTTCGACCTGGGCACATCCCATACCTGGCGCTTTACGCTCGCACAGGGGTTCCGGGCTCCTTCCCTGAAAGAACGTTACCTGGATTACTGGATGACACTGGGGCCCAACACCTATCACATTACGGGCACGCCGGCGCTGAAGCCTGAAATCTCCTGGCATGCCGGCTTTCGCTATGAGCACCGTCAGGTGTTGGGGGCATGGCAGGGAGGGCTGGAGGTGGCCGCTTTTCTGAACAACGTGCGCAATCTGATCGCACTCAGTCCGCTGGTGCGCAATGCGCAGGGCATCTGGACGCGCCATTATGAGAACGTCCGACAATACCGCACGCGCGGGGTTGAGGTAACCGTGCGGCTACGCGGAGCGAACGTGGATTTCTGGAGTACGGTGACACCGCTGTGGCGATATGTGGCGCTCTCGGAGGCCTATCCAGACGCCCCGTCTTATGAGCGGACGATCGACGTGCTGAGCGGGTTGGACGCCATGCTGCCCGGTTCACTCCAGGTGTTGGTGTTGTATCGCTATGGTGGGCGCCAGACCCTCTACTATACCGTGCGGGATCGGGCTACAGGCCAGACGGAGCTGCGGCAGGCTCAGGTGCCCGACTATCATCTGCTGGATCTGACCGTGCAGCGCTCATTCTGGCAGCAACGGCTCTGGATCAGCACCGGGGTCAAGAACTTGTTCGACGTGACAAATCTGGGCCGGACCGTCTGGGACGCGCGCCGCGCGCACCAGCGCAACCTCTTCCTGTACGGCCGGACCTTCTTTCTGCAACTTCGTTTGC
- a CDS encoding cytochrome D1 domain-containing protein produces the protein MKGYRLIGVALGLVLGGWGLVIGCQRPESALKSEQAPVDAISLTEEEFVRAKQLFFNYCAGCHGTTRRGATGPHLLPEAPEGSTYPGTRQLGTMAIKAFITNGTPGGMPDWGRQGILSEEEIDLLARFLQLPPPPIPPMNLEDMRASWKVHVPVEQRPARPQHDRNWQNFFGVVLRDVGKVAIIDGDTKELVSIINTGFAVHILRSSASGRYFYSIGRDGKVTLIDLWMDPPQMVAEIKGAYDARSVDVSKYKGPRGDFTDRYAILGAYNPPHFVILDGLTLEPLKIMRTSGYDVNEGAFYDEARVASIVASHHDPLWVVNVKETGQVWLVDYSGVARGKVSVDVLKAEQFLHDGGWDHTKRYFLVAANNKNKVVVVDVQEKEIEAIEETGRRPHPGRGANFYNPTYGNLWATGHLGDNTIALIATDPGPNQWKVVHKLELPGAGGGNLFIKTHPKSRHLWVDRPLSNDPELQRTLYVFDTETLELVKELKVPESIPVGRAVHLEYNQRGDEVWVSVWGRKDDPATNALLIFDDRTLELKQVIQGDWLITPTGKFNVYNTANDIY, from the coding sequence ATGAAAGGTTATCGACTGATCGGGGTGGCTCTGGGGCTGGTGCTGGGGGGCTGGGGGCTGGTGATTGGCTGCCAGCGACCTGAAAGCGCTCTGAAATCGGAGCAGGCGCCTGTGGATGCCATCTCGTTGACCGAAGAGGAATTTGTGCGGGCCAAGCAACTCTTCTTCAACTACTGTGCGGGCTGCCATGGCACCACCCGGCGGGGTGCCACGGGGCCGCATCTGCTTCCGGAGGCGCCGGAGGGCAGTACGTATCCGGGCACGCGCCAGCTGGGTACGATGGCCATCAAGGCGTTCATCACCAATGGAACGCCTGGGGGCATGCCCGACTGGGGGCGGCAAGGGATCCTTTCGGAAGAGGAGATCGATCTGTTGGCCCGTTTTCTTCAGCTACCGCCACCGCCTATCCCGCCCATGAATCTGGAGGATATGCGGGCTTCGTGGAAAGTGCACGTGCCTGTCGAGCAGCGTCCGGCGCGTCCGCAGCATGATCGTAACTGGCAGAATTTCTTTGGTGTTGTGCTGCGTGATGTGGGGAAGGTAGCCATCATCGATGGCGACACAAAGGAGCTGGTCAGTATTATCAACACAGGCTTTGCCGTGCACATCCTGCGCAGCTCGGCTTCCGGACGCTATTTCTACTCGATTGGACGTGATGGCAAAGTAACGTTGATCGATCTGTGGATGGATCCTCCGCAGATGGTGGCCGAGATTAAAGGAGCGTATGATGCCCGATCGGTTGATGTAAGCAAATACAAGGGCCCCAGAGGAGACTTTACCGATCGATATGCCATTCTGGGCGCTTATAACCCACCACACTTTGTGATTCTGGATGGGTTGACGCTGGAGCCGCTCAAGATTATGCGCACCAGCGGCTATGACGTCAATGAAGGAGCTTTTTACGATGAGGCGCGGGTGGCTTCCATCGTGGCATCGCATCATGATCCTCTCTGGGTCGTCAACGTCAAGGAAACCGGTCAGGTCTGGCTGGTCGATTATTCCGGGGTAGCCCGTGGGAAGGTCAGCGTTGACGTCTTGAAGGCGGAGCAGTTTTTACATGACGGGGGATGGGATCATACGAAGCGGTATTTCCTGGTTGCGGCCAACAATAAGAACAAGGTGGTGGTTGTGGATGTGCAGGAAAAAGAAATTGAGGCGATTGAGGAAACAGGACGGCGTCCGCATCCGGGCCGAGGTGCCAACTTCTATAATCCTACCTATGGAAATCTCTGGGCAACGGGCCATCTGGGAGATAATACGATCGCGTTGATCGCAACGGATCCGGGTCCCAACCAATGGAAGGTGGTTCACAAGCTGGAGTTGCCCGGTGCAGGTGGGGGGAACCTGTTTATCAAGACGCATCCAAAGTCGCGCCACCTGTGGGTCGATCGGCCGTTGAGCAACGATCCTGAGCTGCAGCGCACCCTCTATGTTTTCGACACCGAGACGCTGGAGCTGGTCAAGGAGCTGAAGGTTCCCGAGTCGATACCCGTTGGTCGGGCAGTCCATCTGGAGTATAACCAGCGTGGGGATGAGGTCTGGGTATCGGTATGGGGGCGCAAGGATGATCCCGCTACCAATGCCCTGCTGATTTTTGACGATCGGACGTTGGAGCTGAAGCAGGTGATTCAGGGAGACTGGCTGATTACGCCGACGGGCAAATTCAATGTCTATAACACCGCCAACGACATTTACTGA
- a CDS encoding HEAT repeat domain-containing protein, giving the protein MRPWVLLYGLLLPMVCVAQPVRPSEQLLRALKAVQSVAQARPVLQELVRALEAGYLFGQEASIGRLTLGIWRDPAAPPEVRFTLRTIYGMIAPALAAMDPALAETLLVQVPLTWVVDGPPGHRELALDMLKLAAQEPLMQKAAARALRQTVTELFQRATGEAERQRLLDLLVESEVTLKMSFPPDFIAWLRTYRGPYAWKLPDILAVDTTDTGSQVLIALALDPPPLPPEQAVWISTRRYRQLFLEKLQSRRLSLEQKRRLLAGAVDPTFLEDALPLLRAWIRAGETLPPPPVSAWPTLETWAVQPERCEVAVHLLAAAGREGLVRLFRLVQADKRVRNLQPCAWDRWRALWTHADPIAPLLEEAYQSEPAPWLLRLLARVGHWDRVLEALHASDPALRREAAFLLGFAWIPPEDTDRLARLGDAEHGHALVAALQSRPDVMARARQLLRAALEDTDEDVRRQALEALLLAEDVEAEQYLLSVLGQSDEKRGHTLQLLSNSQDVPLPERVVASLVRIARYDPAQKARLQAIEALRRARPGTWRAAVEPEIRSLLNDADAWIRRYAAAYFVAVPAEDTATTAALLAATRDPGDYVRHEAAKALGQTRAFTPELVAALAARLEEGDAAENVVAALESAYLHALRREPGSVDRLLAILLHREGEARWRRALLEGPPALPEVAQALLERLAGLPLEAWTSAPARYGPGDMVQMLREILAAEADPPALVLVRHLVAPECFDAWLVGRVVEDQTLSLEHQLRLLQGVTQIPEDLREAVWQLFLQAVRAEIGDETAFGLLAHFGFAGTRRLVEALWDDPPALQRAARYLLRQENLAERRGLTGSPGGPRLPVPQVEDLPWIEATLARIPAGKHDPRLAPLVELLRLYELGNDVALRKAVFQTRIPELLYRHLEDPVACRGVAHVVGRLHGRQVTPRCE; this is encoded by the coding sequence ATGCGGCCGTGGGTCTTGCTTTACGGACTGTTGCTCCCGATGGTCTGTGTCGCGCAGCCGGTCCGCCCCAGTGAGCAGCTACTCCGGGCGCTGAAAGCAGTACAGTCAGTGGCGCAGGCCCGGCCTGTGCTTCAGGAGCTTGTCCGGGCGCTGGAAGCAGGATACCTCTTCGGTCAGGAAGCGTCCATTGGTCGACTGACGCTGGGCATCTGGCGAGATCCTGCCGCTCCGCCGGAGGTGCGCTTTACGCTGCGAACGATCTACGGCATGATCGCGCCGGCCCTGGCTGCCATGGATCCGGCGCTGGCCGAAACGCTGCTGGTGCAGGTGCCGCTGACATGGGTGGTGGACGGCCCTCCCGGCCACCGGGAGCTGGCGCTGGACATGCTGAAGCTGGCCGCTCAGGAGCCGCTGATGCAGAAGGCGGCCGCACGGGCGCTGCGCCAGACCGTCACGGAGCTATTTCAGCGAGCGACCGGAGAGGCCGAGCGGCAGAGGCTGCTGGACCTGCTGGTGGAATCGGAGGTTACGCTGAAGATGTCGTTTCCGCCGGACTTCATCGCGTGGCTGCGCACCTATCGGGGCCCGTATGCCTGGAAGCTTCCGGACATCCTGGCGGTGGATACGACCGACACCGGCTCGCAGGTGCTTATTGCGTTGGCGCTGGATCCACCGCCCCTGCCTCCGGAGCAGGCGGTGTGGATCAGCACGCGAAGGTACCGTCAGCTCTTTCTGGAAAAACTGCAATCCCGACGTCTGAGTCTGGAGCAGAAACGCCGGCTTCTGGCCGGTGCAGTAGATCCCACCTTCCTGGAAGATGCACTGCCGCTCCTGCGTGCCTGGATCCGGGCAGGCGAAACGCTGCCGCCGCCACCGGTTTCCGCATGGCCCACACTTGAAACCTGGGCGGTCCAGCCAGAGCGATGCGAAGTAGCCGTGCACCTGCTGGCCGCCGCCGGTCGCGAGGGGCTGGTGCGCCTTTTCCGACTGGTTCAGGCAGATAAGCGCGTACGGAATCTACAGCCCTGTGCATGGGACCGATGGCGTGCGTTATGGACCCATGCCGATCCCATCGCGCCCCTCCTGGAAGAAGCCTATCAGTCCGAGCCAGCTCCCTGGCTGTTACGTCTGCTGGCCCGCGTCGGGCACTGGGATCGGGTGTTGGAGGCGCTCCACGCCTCCGATCCGGCGCTGCGCCGGGAGGCGGCCTTCCTGCTGGGCTTTGCCTGGATTCCGCCGGAGGATACCGACAGACTGGCCCGTCTGGGTGATGCCGAACACGGGCACGCTCTGGTAGCAGCCCTGCAGAGCCGGCCGGATGTAATGGCGCGCGCGCGGCAGCTGCTGCGGGCTGCACTGGAGGATACGGACGAAGACGTGCGGCGGCAGGCACTGGAGGCGCTTCTGCTGGCAGAGGATGTGGAGGCCGAGCAGTACCTGCTCTCCGTGCTCGGGCAATCCGATGAAAAGCGAGGGCACACACTGCAGCTTCTGAGTAACAGCCAGGACGTACCGTTACCGGAGCGAGTGGTTGCCTCGCTGGTGCGTATTGCCCGGTACGATCCCGCTCAGAAAGCCCGTCTGCAGGCCATCGAGGCGCTTCGGAGGGCACGTCCCGGCACCTGGCGGGCTGCAGTGGAGCCGGAAATCCGCTCGCTCCTGAACGATGCCGATGCATGGATACGTCGCTACGCAGCCGCCTATTTCGTCGCTGTTCCAGCTGAAGACACGGCCACTACGGCGGCGCTGCTGGCGGCCACGCGGGATCCGGGTGACTACGTACGGCACGAGGCTGCAAAGGCGCTGGGGCAGACACGGGCCTTTACGCCGGAACTGGTGGCTGCGCTGGCTGCACGACTTGAAGAGGGAGATGCAGCCGAAAATGTGGTGGCTGCGCTGGAAAGCGCCTATCTCCACGCACTGCGCCGCGAACCGGGTTCGGTGGACCGGCTGCTGGCCATCCTGCTACATCGAGAGGGAGAGGCACGCTGGCGTCGCGCGCTGCTGGAAGGACCACCGGCTTTGCCGGAAGTGGCACAGGCACTGCTTGAACGTCTGGCCGGGCTTCCGCTTGAAGCATGGACGTCTGCTCCTGCACGCTATGGCCCCGGCGATATGGTGCAGATGCTCCGCGAGATACTTGCGGCTGAAGCGGACCCGCCTGCCCTGGTGCTGGTCAGGCATCTGGTTGCTCCTGAGTGCTTCGATGCCTGGCTGGTCGGCCGTGTGGTGGAGGATCAGACCCTTTCGCTAGAACACCAGCTCAGGTTGCTGCAGGGGGTGACGCAGATTCCTGAAGATCTGCGTGAAGCCGTGTGGCAGCTCTTCTTGCAGGCGGTCCGAGCAGAGATCGGCGATGAAACGGCGTTCGGCTTGCTGGCACACTTTGGATTTGCTGGCACGCGGCGACTGGTGGAAGCGCTGTGGGACGATCCACCAGCATTGCAACGGGCCGCCCGCTATCTGCTCAGACAGGAGAACCTGGCTGAGAGGCGCGGTCTGACAGGAAGTCCAGGCGGCCCTCGTCTGCCTGTACCACAGGTGGAGGACCTACCCTGGATTGAGGCGACGCTGGCGCGTATTCCTGCGGGCAAGCACGATCCCCGGCTGGCACCCCTGGTGGAACTGCTGCGGCTCTACGAGTTGGGCAACGATGTCGCTCTGAGAAAAGCTGTCTTTCAGACCCGCATTCCCGAATTGCTCTACCGTCACCTGGAGGATCCGGTGGCATGCCGGGGGGTGGCCCACGTCGTGGGGCGTCTGCACGGCCGACAGGTTACGCCACGGTGCGAATAA
- a CDS encoding FlgD immunoglobulin-like domain containing protein: MKTGKQRQWLPRLGIVGVLLFVGIDTLQAQRLVWLGQLNGKDTFAMDVSDEGPVVVGYNSVLRAFRWTEADGLQDLGSRFPLTEKSTATGVSLDGQVVVGSSRGAFRWTSATGMQDFLPELGSDYGFEDTYTWRVGISADGATIVGTIVHHTFLHAFRWTETDGFQDLHPYHPAQGGTHSFAYGVSGDGSVVVGTVTIGTQADNPRRAFRWTEANGMQELGSLGGDESSAYAASADGSVVVGWAENAAGNRRPFRWTTTGGMQELPSLGLISEVSDVSANGRVMVGYYIDNNSGEPRAIRWFQFLLVSYRNLTAYYADLLSPGSYLAEARAVSPNGRYIVGYGYNAETGNTEAFLLDTQAATSVAEEELPAGFMLEGGAPNPFSTTTTIRFVVAQPTHVRLEVFDLLGRRVRTLVDRWISAGEQEVGWDGKDATGRSLPAGVYVCRLTTERGQQSKALTIVR; encoded by the coding sequence ATGAAAACGGGTAAGCAACGGCAGTGGCTCCCCCGCCTTGGCATCGTGGGTGTGCTACTCTTTGTCGGGATTGACACGCTGCAGGCCCAACGGCTGGTGTGGCTGGGCCAGCTGAATGGCAAAGATACCTTTGCCATGGATGTTTCCGATGAAGGACCGGTTGTGGTGGGCTATAATAGTGTATTACGGGCGTTTCGGTGGACGGAGGCCGATGGTCTGCAGGATCTGGGTTCGCGGTTTCCCCTTACTGAAAAGAGCACGGCAACCGGTGTTTCATTGGATGGACAGGTAGTTGTTGGTTCGTCGCGAGGAGCTTTTCGATGGACATCAGCTACCGGAATGCAGGATTTCTTACCGGAGCTGGGTTCGGACTATGGTTTTGAAGATACGTACACCTGGCGTGTTGGTATTTCAGCCGATGGCGCGACGATTGTCGGCACCATTGTGCATCATACGTTTCTTCATGCCTTTCGGTGGACGGAAACAGACGGATTCCAGGACCTGCATCCTTATCATCCCGCGCAGGGGGGAACCCATAGCTTTGCCTACGGCGTCTCGGGAGACGGGTCGGTCGTGGTCGGTACAGTAACTATTGGTACCCAGGCCGACAATCCCCGGCGGGCTTTTCGATGGACCGAAGCCAACGGCATGCAGGAGCTGGGGAGTCTGGGAGGGGACGAAAGCAGCGCCTATGCGGCTTCGGCAGATGGGTCGGTTGTGGTCGGCTGGGCAGAGAATGCCGCTGGGAATAGACGGCCGTTCCGTTGGACGACGACGGGCGGTATGCAGGAGCTACCAAGCCTGGGCCTGATCAGCGAGGTTTCTGATGTGTCGGCCAATGGGCGCGTTATGGTCGGTTACTATATAGATAACAATAGTGGTGAACCTCGGGCGATTCGGTGGTTTCAATTTCTGTTGGTCTCATATCGCAACTTAACCGCCTACTATGCCGATCTACTTTCTCCTGGATCCTATTTAGCTGAGGCGCGGGCGGTTTCTCCGAATGGTCGCTATATCGTAGGGTACGGGTACAATGCCGAAACTGGAAATACGGAAGCCTTTTTGTTGGATACCCAGGCCGCCACCAGTGTAGCCGAAGAGGAGCTACCAGCGGGATTCATGCTGGAGGGCGGGGCGCCGAATCCCTTTAGCACCACCACCACGATCCGGTTTGTGGTGGCACAGCCGACGCATGTGCGGCTGGAGGTGTTCGATCTGCTCGGTCGACGTGTGCGAACCCTGGTGGACCGTTGGATTTCGGCCGGCGAACAGGAAGTTGGGTGGGACGGAAAGGATGCAACGGGCCGGTCGCTTCCTGCCGGCGTGTATGTATGCCGGCTGACCACAGAGAGAGGACAACAGAGCAAGGCATTGACGATTGTACGATAA
- a CDS encoding 6-bladed beta-propeller, with product MSGKRTLWVWIVGGWLLGCSNSSIEKGERWLPEPERLPPPEAFDWLVTGADTTDTTLEQWVARLRSARLLWQRGRLVGADPHSMFGIIKDVAIDKEGRVVVLDFSYQEIRLFDRSGTFVTTVGRQGEGPGEFVQAGHLWFADNDTLYVYDNSRIMFLVYEKQEDNTYQFYRNFVLSKYSSDHFCITQNRLFVYGTFHTFTQGGPLFLEFDLQGNIVWDFNIDGYYTTSNNFVYSTITTATIDCNEELVAVSYLHYPIIDIYTIYSRNKIYNIQLNDIFITPQIYNPKRKSITNFIPSSFIRKYIYTGKIDSYPSMLFLDQDILLYQFIRYEGKNGEIVRSYPLAYLIDIRRRKARRLALRSFPFAKVLAFRDTVLVGQRWDLLQAEVPHIAYYVIPQAESQKAVL from the coding sequence ATGAGCGGTAAACGAACGCTCTGGGTGTGGATTGTAGGAGGCTGGTTGCTGGGCTGTAGCAATTCCTCCATAGAAAAGGGGGAACGCTGGCTTCCGGAACCAGAGCGCCTGCCACCCCCCGAGGCTTTCGACTGGCTCGTTACCGGCGCCGACACGACCGACACCACGCTGGAACAATGGGTTGCGCGCCTTCGAAGCGCGCGTCTCCTTTGGCAAAGAGGCCGCCTGGTAGGTGCCGACCCGCATAGCATGTTCGGGATCATCAAAGATGTCGCCATCGACAAAGAAGGGCGGGTGGTCGTACTGGATTTTTCTTATCAGGAGATCCGTTTGTTTGATCGATCGGGCACCTTTGTAACGACAGTAGGCCGCCAGGGAGAAGGCCCGGGTGAATTCGTTCAAGCCGGACATCTTTGGTTTGCGGACAACGACACGTTATATGTCTATGACAACTCAAGGATCATGTTTTTGGTTTATGAAAAGCAAGAAGATAATACTTACCAATTCTATCGCAATTTTGTTCTTTCCAAGTACAGTAGTGATCATTTCTGTATAACACAGAACAGGCTGTTTGTATATGGAACATTTCACACCTTCACACAAGGAGGTCCTTTATTCCTTGAATTCGATCTTCAGGGCAATATTGTCTGGGATTTTAATATCGATGGATATTATACTACATCAAACAATTTTGTATATTCTACTATAACAACAGCCACTATCGACTGTAATGAAGAACTTGTGGCAGTTTCCTATTTACACTACCCTATTATAGATATTTACACCATATATAGCAGAAATAAGATTTATAACATACAATTGAATGATATATTTATCACACCTCAAATATATAATCCAAAAAGAAAGAGTATAACAAACTTTATTCCTTCATCTTTTATTCGTAAGTACATCTATACTGGAAAAATTGATAGTTATCCCAGTATGCTTTTCTTGGATCAGGATATTCTGCTGTATCAATTCATTCGTTATGAAGGGAAAAACGGCGAGATAGTACGTAGCTATCCCCTGGCCTATTTGATAGATATTCGTCGTCGGAAGGCGCGGCGCTTAGCCCTGCGCTCCTTTCCATTCGCTAAAGTTCTGGCGTTTCGGGACACGGTACTGGTAGGGCAGCGCTGGGACCTGCTGCAAGCCGAGGTGCCCCATATTGCTTATTATGTCATACCACAAGCTGAATCTCAGAAAGCCGTCTTATGA
- a CDS encoding 6-bladed beta-propeller: MNRWLLPALGALLLLASCRPQQPGDTLHPLLDRVQGSFDWVLTREARHQRAPDAWPFVQQLTQARVVQILGTYLEGAPEHLFGRVIDAAFDPQGRIAVLDRANGEVRFFDPAGRFLFKVGRAGEGPGEFDRPERLAFDGQGRLYVLDGGRRIQRFRPANDTLFVLDHTYALFEQLDASVQGFCLIDDTLYVRTTPLAWWEQPIVHVLTLTGEKIRAFGLLDFYPPNLFDTEIYQILQALVGEAKLYCDPYTPGILLMYPYFGVIAYYSTQGVRQWQLRFGDPPLMAHKLTDQGGMPVLRSRGFVIHNVLPLPEGQILIHGAFQVMRPDDPFTAASSEEYVYVLDPRRQSWGWAAISFPFFKIYQIVGSQILGRKRGEQAPHVALFQWEMPTVPAP; this comes from the coding sequence ATGAACCGCTGGTTACTGCCTGCACTCGGTGCCCTGCTGCTCCTGGCGAGCTGTCGCCCACAGCAACCAGGCGACACACTTCATCCTTTGCTGGATCGGGTGCAGGGTTCATTCGACTGGGTGCTTACTCGAGAGGCACGGCACCAACGTGCTCCCGACGCATGGCCGTTCGTCCAGCAGCTCACGCAGGCACGCGTTGTACAGATCCTCGGGACTTACCTCGAAGGGGCTCCCGAACACCTCTTCGGGCGGGTCATCGATGCGGCATTCGATCCACAGGGGCGCATCGCGGTACTGGACAGGGCCAATGGGGAAGTGCGCTTTTTCGATCCGGCGGGTCGTTTTTTGTTTAAAGTGGGCCGTGCAGGCGAGGGACCGGGCGAATTCGATCGGCCGGAGCGGCTGGCCTTTGATGGGCAGGGACGACTTTACGTCCTGGACGGAGGTCGCCGTATCCAGCGCTTTCGTCCAGCAAACGACACGCTCTTTGTGCTGGACCATACGTATGCTCTCTTTGAGCAACTGGACGCTTCGGTGCAGGGCTTCTGCCTGATCGACGACACCCTCTATGTCCGAACCACGCCGCTGGCCTGGTGGGAGCAACCCATTGTGCATGTGCTCACCCTGACCGGTGAAAAGATAAGAGCCTTCGGACTATTGGACTTTTATCCTCCCAATCTTTTCGATACCGAAATCTATCAGATCCTGCAAGCTCTTGTGGGAGAGGCGAAGCTGTACTGTGATCCCTATACCCCGGGCATCCTGCTGATGTACCCCTATTTTGGCGTAATCGCGTACTATTCAACGCAGGGCGTCCGACAGTGGCAGCTCCGCTTTGGCGATCCTCCGCTCATGGCCCATAAACTGACGGATCAGGGGGGCATGCCCGTCCTCCGCTCCCGCGGATTTGTGATCCATAATGTACTGCCACTTCCCGAAGGCCAGATCCTCATCCACGGCGCTTTTCAGGTGATGCGCCCAGATGATCCCTTTACAGCAGCCTCCAGCGAAGAGTATGTGTACGTCCTCGATCCACGCCGGCAAAGCTGGGGGTGGGCCGCTATTTCCTTCCCATTTTTCAAAATATACCAGATCGTCGGCTCACAGATACTGGGCCGAAAACGTGGAGAACAGGCACCCCATGTAGCCCTCTTTCAATGGGAAATGCCAACGGTCCCTGCTCCTTAG
- the mscL gene encoding large-conductance mechanosensitive channel protein MscL translates to MWDEFKTVVLRGRAIDMAIGIVIGIAFGTVVQSLVNDVLMPPIGLLLGGVDFSDLFIVLREGTIPGPYPTLAAAREVGTVTLNIGVFLNHVVSFIIVVFSVLLVGKGMGQLQRKQETTPPTPPAATLQEQLLKEIRDLLKTQRP, encoded by the coding sequence ATGTGGGATGAGTTCAAAACTGTTGTCCTGCGAGGCAGGGCGATCGACATGGCCATCGGCATTGTTATCGGGATAGCCTTTGGTACTGTGGTGCAGTCGCTGGTAAACGACGTGCTGATGCCGCCGATCGGATTGCTGCTGGGAGGTGTAGACTTTTCGGATCTATTCATTGTCTTGCGTGAGGGGACCATTCCGGGACCGTATCCCACCCTGGCCGCTGCACGTGAGGTGGGAACCGTTACGCTGAACATTGGCGTGTTCTTGAATCACGTAGTGAGTTTTATAATCGTCGTGTTCAGCGTGTTGCTGGTGGGCAAGGGAATGGGCCAGCTCCAGCGAAAACAGGAGACGACGCCGCCTACCCCGCCAGCGGCTACACTCCAGGAGCAGCTGTTGAAGGAAATCCGGGATCTGTTGAAGACCCAACGTCCATAG